A genomic stretch from Mesomycoplasma neurolyticum includes:
- the rplU gene encoding 50S ribosomal protein L21 has translation MFAIIKTGGKQLLVKKDDTIFIEKINVEEGKEVVFDEVLLVGSKIGTPFVSNASVKGVVEKQGKSKKIIVYRHNAKSTHKRKLGHRQPYTRVKITEIKL, from the coding sequence ATGTTCGCGATTATTAAAACAGGTGGAAAACAACTTTTAGTTAAAAAAGATGACACTATTTTTATTGAAAAAATTAATGTTGAAGAAGGTAAAGAAGTTGTTTTTGATGAAGTTTTATTAGTAGGTTCTAAAATTGGAACACCTTTTGTTTCAAATGCATCTGTTAAAGGTGTTGTTGAAAAACAAGGGAAATCAAAAAAAATTATTGTATATCGTCACAATGCTAAATCAACACACAAAAGAAAGCTTGGGCACCGTCAACCATATACACGTGTTAAAATAACTGAAATTAAATTGTAG
- the rpmA gene encoding 50S ribosomal protein L27, which produces MAKTKAAGSTRNGRDSAGRRLGVKLSDGQYASAGAIILRQRGTKIFPGLNVGRGNDDTLYSLIDGYVKFERKRNRKVASVYANEN; this is translated from the coding sequence ATGGCAAAAACCAAAGCAGCTGGATCCACCAGAAATGGTAGAGATTCAGCAGGTAGACGTTTAGGTGTTAAACTAAGTGATGGACAATATGCAAGTGCTGGAGCAATTATTTTAAGACAAAGAGGTACAAAAATTTTCCCTGGCTTAAATGTTGGTAGAGGAAATGATGATACTTTATATTCATTAATTGATGGATATGTTAAATTCGAAAGAAAAAGAAATAGAAAAGTTGCTTCTGTTTATGCAAATGAAAATTAG
- a CDS encoding DNA-directed RNA polymerase subunit beta', with protein sequence MEKIQKVSRKYASIDENTIEKISLSIATSKDVLEWSNGEVTKPETINYKTFKPEREGLFDELIFGPIIDFKCSICGKKYKKSNEGTICTVSEQCKKLKSTILAKISRRSRMGHIELESPVVHFWYFRIDHSIISKLLGIKVDDNKNRPVSKSSLESLIYYKSHIILESGGIKALPKNLIIELNEAAIIYRDALKEIQKKHDPESEAYKELDEALRNLSDHSSSKVGKEYGIDFYELNEIIEEYSDARIGTGAKAIEYLLDKLDLQKEKESIWAEVQEIQSLPKEKITNSKIQERDKLYKRLQVINAFINSKQDPKSMLIKHLPVIPADLRPLIQLDAGRHSTSDINELYRRIIIRNNRLKKWNETDAPMLIIQNELRMIQEAVDALIDNQRKSPQATPSKDGRPLKSISDALTRKKGRFRQNLLGKRVDYSGRSVIVVGPNLKMHQAGIPREMAAKLFEPLIIKRLIDENISSSIKSARKAIDGLDPKIWPHVEKVIEGKLVLLNRAPSLHRLSIRAFEPVLVRGRAIKLHPLVTAGFNADFDGDQMAVHVPISPEAIRESRELMLANRNILGPKDGEPIVNPSQDMILGLYYLTQELRDDRSAKGEGSYYGTYNDLIRAYEAGAVSLNSRVALPYNEVKKTVKIHSNLIVSSVGKFIFNNALPQSFPFIFDTDVDNLQETQEKKLEKYTVPKGHNLLEFIENLDYNKPLTKKHIAKIIRQIYDAFDIVVSMEDVASVIKKMSFDDEENDIYENALNLYSKLIDYKEDVISPQHAVNLAKFTKEEFVKLTRKLGKGIKYNDFDFSLENEIKIELLTNVWFRYTNLVAEILDKIKDLGFEYSTISGTSISIDEMRSEVEKQKYIQEGDAYISNLNEFFKIGMLTDDERYTLSIDKWIQVKEKIQKELADVVEKMDNNSLFMMMKSGARANISNFVQLSGMRGLMANNVKTLKADAENDRVVRSTVEVPVKSSFLEGLTSFEFYSSTHGGRKGLTDTALNTAKSGYLTRRLVDVAQNIVVKENDCGSDFGYIVRDIIDTKTKTTIVSLYERIEGRYTNSAIYHPITNELIINKNKFITAEIANKIIDAGITEVDIRSILSCHVRNGVCKKCYGKDLATNRIVAIGEAVGIIAAQSIGEPGTQLTMRTFHSGGVAGVEDITGGFARLIELIDAYDRPWGKPALISPFKGIIKSIEEVKDKNTKLNTGAFLVRMEYTSNDNNEVLIKSFFVQQNQKLRVTVGDSVVPGQKITEGPIILKELLNYTDARKVQNYLLKEIQRLYRMQGIAISDKYIEIIIRQMLSKILIKDAGDSELFVGTFVDVFEYQEVNGKLLAQKKKPAFGEMIIKGAKQTPLLSDSFLAAASYQETSKILVHASISSQVDKLEGLKENIIVGHKIPAGTNSKYEHKSKYDIKDPAWYFKKNI encoded by the coding sequence ATGGAAAAAATTCAAAAAGTTTCTCGTAAATATGCATCTATTGATGAAAATACAATTGAAAAAATTTCACTTTCTATTGCAACATCAAAAGATGTTTTAGAATGATCTAATGGTGAAGTTACTAAACCTGAAACTATTAACTATAAAACCTTCAAACCTGAAAGAGAAGGATTATTTGATGAATTAATTTTTGGACCTATCATCGATTTTAAATGTTCTATTTGTGGTAAAAAATACAAAAAATCAAATGAAGGTACAATTTGTACTGTATCTGAACAATGTAAAAAACTAAAATCAACAATTTTAGCTAAAATTTCAAGAAGATCAAGAATGGGGCATATTGAACTTGAATCACCTGTGGTTCACTTTTGATATTTCAGAATTGATCACTCTATCATTTCAAAATTATTAGGAATTAAAGTGGATGATAACAAAAATCGTCCAGTTTCTAAATCATCATTAGAGTCATTGATTTATTATAAAAGTCATATTATCCTTGAATCGGGAGGGATCAAAGCTTTACCAAAAAATTTAATTATCGAATTAAATGAAGCTGCTATTATTTATCGTGATGCTCTAAAGGAAATTCAAAAAAAACACGATCCTGAATCCGAGGCATATAAAGAACTTGATGAAGCTTTAAGAAATTTAAGTGATCACTCTAGCTCTAAGGTTGGAAAAGAATATGGAATTGATTTTTATGAACTAAATGAAATTATTGAAGAGTATTCAGATGCTAGAATTGGCACAGGTGCTAAAGCTATCGAATATTTATTAGATAAATTGGATTTACAAAAAGAAAAAGAAAGTATTTGAGCTGAAGTTCAAGAAATTCAATCTCTTCCAAAAGAAAAAATTACTAATTCTAAAATTCAAGAGCGTGATAAACTCTACAAAAGACTACAAGTTATAAATGCCTTTATTAATTCCAAACAAGATCCAAAATCAATGTTAATTAAACATTTACCTGTTATTCCTGCTGATTTAAGACCTTTAATTCAACTTGATGCAGGTCGTCATTCAACTAGTGATATTAATGAATTATATCGTCGTATCATTATTAGAAACAATCGTCTAAAAAAATGAAATGAAACAGATGCGCCAATGCTTATTATTCAAAATGAACTTAGAATGATACAAGAAGCAGTTGATGCATTAATTGATAACCAAAGAAAAAGTCCTCAAGCTACACCATCAAAAGATGGACGACCACTTAAGTCAATATCTGATGCACTTACAAGGAAAAAAGGTCGTTTTAGACAAAACCTTTTAGGAAAAAGAGTGGATTACTCTGGACGTAGTGTTATTGTTGTTGGACCAAATTTAAAAATGCACCAAGCTGGTATTCCAAGAGAAATGGCAGCAAAATTATTTGAGCCATTAATTATTAAAAGATTAATTGATGAAAATATTTCAAGTTCAATTAAAAGTGCAAGAAAAGCAATTGATGGACTAGATCCAAAAATTTGACCTCATGTTGAAAAAGTCATTGAAGGAAAATTGGTTCTATTAAATAGAGCACCTTCACTTCACCGTTTATCAATTAGAGCTTTTGAACCTGTTTTAGTAAGAGGGAGAGCTATCAAACTTCACCCTTTAGTTACAGCGGGATTTAATGCTGACTTCGATGGTGATCAAATGGCTGTCCATGTGCCTATTAGTCCTGAAGCTATTCGTGAATCACGTGAATTAATGCTTGCAAATAGAAATATTTTAGGTCCTAAAGATGGTGAACCTATTGTTAACCCATCACAAGATATGATTTTAGGTCTTTATTACTTAACTCAAGAGCTTCGTGATGACCGTAGTGCAAAAGGTGAAGGTAGTTATTATGGAACTTATAATGATTTAATCAGAGCTTATGAAGCTGGTGCTGTAAGTCTTAATTCAAGAGTTGCCTTACCTTACAACGAAGTTAAAAAAACTGTAAAAATTCATTCTAATTTAATTGTTTCTTCAGTAGGTAAATTTATTTTTAATAATGCCTTACCACAAAGTTTTCCTTTTATTTTTGACACAGATGTAGATAATTTACAAGAAACTCAAGAGAAAAAATTGGAAAAATACACTGTACCAAAAGGTCATAATCTTTTAGAATTTATTGAAAATCTTGACTATAACAAGCCACTTACAAAAAAACATATTGCTAAAATTATTAGACAAATTTATGATGCATTTGACATTGTGGTTTCTATGGAAGATGTTGCAAGTGTTATTAAAAAAATGTCATTTGATGATGAAGAAAATGACATTTATGAAAATGCTCTTAATTTATATTCTAAATTAATTGACTATAAAGAAGATGTTATTTCTCCTCAACATGCAGTAAATTTAGCTAAATTTACAAAAGAAGAATTTGTCAAACTTACACGTAAATTAGGTAAAGGTATTAAATATAATGATTTTGACTTTTCTTTAGAAAATGAAATTAAAATCGAACTTTTAACAAATGTTTGATTTAGATATACTAATTTAGTAGCTGAAATTCTTGACAAAATTAAAGATTTAGGTTTTGAATATTCAACTATTTCCGGAACATCAATTTCAATTGATGAAATGCGTTCAGAAGTTGAAAAACAAAAATACATTCAAGAAGGTGATGCATATATTTCCAATTTAAATGAATTTTTCAAAATAGGGATGCTTACAGATGATGAAAGATATACCTTAAGTATTGATAAATGAATTCAAGTTAAAGAAAAAATTCAAAAAGAATTAGCTGATGTAGTTGAAAAAATGGATAATAATTCATTATTTATGATGATGAAATCAGGAGCTAGAGCAAATATTTCTAACTTTGTTCAATTATCAGGGATGAGGGGATTGATGGCTAATAACGTTAAAACTCTTAAAGCTGATGCTGAAAATGATAGAGTTGTGCGTTCAACTGTTGAGGTACCAGTTAAAAGTTCCTTCTTAGAAGGGCTTACCTCTTTTGAGTTCTATTCATCAACTCACGGGGGGAGAAAAGGACTTACAGATACAGCTCTTAACACAGCTAAATCAGGTTATTTAACTCGTCGTTTAGTTGATGTTGCCCAAAATATAGTTGTAAAAGAAAATGACTGTGGTTCAGACTTCGGCTACATTGTTCGTGATATTATTGATACTAAAACTAAAACTACAATTGTTTCATTGTATGAAAGAATTGAAGGGAGATACACTAACTCAGCGATTTATCATCCAATTACAAATGAATTAATTATTAATAAAAATAAATTTATTACAGCTGAAATTGCTAATAAAATTATTGATGCAGGAATCACTGAAGTTGATATTAGATCTATTTTAAGTTGTCATGTTCGCAATGGTGTATGTAAAAAATGTTATGGTAAAGATCTTGCAACTAATAGAATTGTTGCAATAGGTGAAGCGGTTGGAATTATAGCTGCACAATCAATTGGTGAACCAGGAACACAGCTTACCATGCGTACTTTCCACTCTGGAGGGGTTGCCGGTGTTGAAGATATTACAGGTGGTTTTGCTAGATTAATTGAATTAATTGATGCTTATGATCGTCCATGAGGTAAACCAGCTTTAATTTCACCTTTCAAAGGTATTATTAAATCAATTGAAGAAGTAAAAGATAAAAACACTAAATTAAATACAGGAGCTTTTTTAGTTAGAATGGAATACACTTCAAATGACAATAATGAAGTATTAATTAAATCATTCTTTGTGCAACAAAACCAAAAATTAAGAGTAACTGTAGGTGATAGTGTAGTACCAGGGCAAAAAATTACCGAAGGTCCTATTATTTTAAAAGAATTACTTAATTACACAGATGCAAGAAAAGTGCAAAATTATTTATTAAAAGAAATTCAGAGACTTTATAGAATGCAAGGTATTGCAATTAGTGATAAGTATATTGAAATCATTATTCGTCAAATGCTTTCTAAAATTTTAATTAAAGATGCAGGTGATTCAGAATTATTCGTTGGTACATTTGTTGATGTTTTTGAATATCAAGAAGTAAATGGTAAATTATTAGCACAAAAGAAAAAGCCAGCATTTGGGGAAATGATTATTAAAGGTGCAAAACAAACACCATTATTATCAGATTCGTTTTTAGCTGCTGCTTCATACCAAGAGACATCAAAAATTTTAGTTCATGCTTCTATTTCATCACAAGTTGATAAACTAGAAGGACTAAAAGAAAATATTATTGTTGGACATAAAATTCCTGCTGGAACTAATTCAAAATATGAACATAAATCCAAATATGATATTAAAGATCCAGCTTGATACTTCAAAAAAAATATCTAA
- the rpoB gene encoding DNA-directed RNA polymerase subunit beta translates to MEYKIRKFGSKTERRDYSKTKITLDTPDYLETQRKSFNWFLKEGIEESLAKIYPIISSNGKIEIEFIKGSVRIEKPKNEFKAIQEAKQKGTSYVGKIIALLRKHTVETGEIDEREVLYGEIPLMSKGGTFIINGSEKVVVSQLIRSPGAYFGKNVRNKQADDLFNKVELLPDVGSWLEIFHRVTGNTIDTIKFRIDKHKNIPLITFLIALGFKRKTIVELFGESDVLLESLKKEKKIEEDEQKGKLENIYRIIRKGDRVTEDATWNFLPNTLFNERRYNLSKTGRYKLNKKLNLIERIIETYLAEDLVNEYGEVLYEKGTFITSSLAREIQKQFEKGTLPLTIIPDIEVEKVYGKQLNINPNLATKNKVIMIKVWPNKKSFETNAKPVLVISNDPNSTEMHLVLPDIIAIISYYFNLIFNLGKDDDLDSLINKRIVAVGELLQKQFLLGLLKLEKNTKEKLSSKESDKINPKNITNNKPIYNQFKTFFNTSKLSQFMDQVNPLSELANKRRITSLGPGGLNRETAQFEVRVVHSTYYGRICPIETPEGQNIGLILNLATYSKIDDFGFIQTPYFPVKNGVVNYGEVKWLTAVDEYGYTFAQSSVTIDENNKIIDEFITVRKDYQYLIVKPEEIDYIAVASKQMTSIASSAIPFLENDDSNRVLMGANMQRQAVPLIEAEAPLIGTGVEHDIAKYAATNIRAFNSGIVTYVDAKTIKIKPFDENLEEDIYYLKSFQKSNQGTTINQIPTVEVGETIEKGQLVCDGPSTKDGELALGKNVLVAFTTWHGYNFEDAIIISEKLVKDDVFTSIHIEEQTIQFRTSKAGDDTLTSEIPNASTRSKRHLDENGIVRVGSEVNTGDILVGRISPKGEDNPTPEEKLLNAIFGNKGSNQKDTSLKVKHGDAGTVIDVQIISRANGDILEDGIDKIVKVFIAQKRKIKVGDKMAGRHGNKGVISLVLPVEDMPYLEDGTPIDILLNPQGVASRMNIGQVLELHLGMAAKKLNVKFVSPVFDGIKNESLDSILKEADLPESGRFTLYDGITGKQYDSKVSVGVMYMLKLQHMVDDKINARSVGPYSLISQQPLGGKSQNGGQRFGEMETWALEAFGAATVLQELLTYKSDNIIGRNTLYNILISGGDIPKPGMPESFNVLAYELRGLNIKLEVHKKNFENNYLRYEEMEGYENELALSDEYSDDVLKNYLDDNDEENYN, encoded by the coding sequence ATGGAATATAAAATTAGAAAATTTGGTTCAAAAACAGAAAGACGTGATTATTCAAAAACTAAAATAACTTTAGACACTCCTGATTATTTAGAAACTCAAAGAAAATCATTTAATTGATTTTTAAAAGAAGGGATTGAAGAGTCTCTTGCAAAAATTTATCCAATTATTTCTTCAAATGGAAAAATAGAAATTGAGTTTATAAAAGGTAGCGTAAGAATAGAAAAACCTAAAAATGAATTTAAAGCTATACAAGAGGCTAAACAAAAAGGAACTTCTTATGTAGGTAAAATTATTGCTCTTTTAAGAAAGCATACTGTTGAAACAGGTGAAATTGATGAAAGAGAAGTTTTATATGGAGAAATCCCCTTGATGTCAAAAGGCGGAACTTTCATTATAAATGGTTCAGAAAAAGTTGTTGTTTCACAATTGATAAGATCACCAGGTGCTTATTTTGGTAAAAATGTTCGTAATAAACAAGCAGATGACCTTTTTAACAAAGTTGAACTATTACCTGATGTGGGTTCATGACTTGAAATTTTTCATAGAGTAACTGGTAATACAATTGATACAATAAAGTTTAGAATTGATAAACACAAAAATATTCCTTTAATTACATTCTTAATTGCTTTAGGTTTTAAAAGAAAAACAATTGTTGAACTTTTTGGTGAATCTGATGTTTTATTAGAATCTCTAAAAAAAGAGAAAAAAATTGAAGAAGATGAGCAAAAAGGTAAATTAGAAAATATCTACAGAATTATTAGAAAAGGTGATAGAGTAACAGAAGATGCTACATGAAATTTTTTACCTAATACATTGTTTAATGAAAGAAGATATAATTTATCAAAAACAGGTAGATACAAATTAAATAAAAAGCTTAATTTAATCGAAAGAATAATCGAGACATATTTAGCTGAAGATTTGGTTAATGAGTATGGTGAAGTTTTATATGAAAAAGGGACTTTTATAACTTCTAGTTTAGCTAGAGAAATTCAAAAACAATTTGAAAAAGGAACACTACCACTTACAATAATTCCAGATATTGAGGTTGAAAAAGTATATGGTAAGCAACTTAATATTAATCCAAATTTAGCTACAAAAAATAAAGTAATAATGATTAAGGTTTGACCAAATAAAAAATCATTTGAAACAAATGCAAAACCAGTTTTAGTTATTTCTAACGATCCTAATTCTACTGAAATGCATTTAGTATTACCTGATATTATTGCGATTATTTCATATTACTTTAACTTAATTTTTAATTTAGGTAAAGATGATGATTTAGATTCATTAATTAATAAAAGAATTGTTGCTGTTGGAGAACTATTACAAAAACAATTTTTACTTGGTTTATTAAAATTAGAAAAAAATACTAAAGAAAAACTTTCTTCAAAAGAAAGTGATAAAATTAATCCAAAAAATATTACTAATAATAAACCTATTTACAACCAGTTTAAAACATTTTTCAACACATCAAAATTATCACAATTTATGGATCAAGTTAATCCATTATCTGAACTTGCAAACAAAAGAAGAATCACATCACTAGGACCTGGTGGTTTAAATAGAGAAACTGCACAATTTGAAGTGCGGGTTGTTCACTCTACTTATTATGGTAGAATTTGTCCTATTGAAACACCTGAAGGTCAAAACATTGGACTTATTTTAAACTTAGCTACATATTCAAAAATAGATGATTTTGGTTTTATTCAAACACCATATTTCCCTGTTAAAAATGGGGTTGTAAATTATGGTGAAGTAAAATGATTAACAGCTGTAGATGAATATGGATATACTTTTGCCCAGTCATCAGTAACTATTGATGAAAATAATAAAATTATTGATGAATTTATTACAGTTAGAAAAGATTATCAATATTTAATTGTAAAACCAGAAGAAATTGATTATATTGCTGTTGCTTCAAAACAAATGACTTCAATTGCTTCAAGTGCTATTCCTTTTTTGGAAAATGATGATTCTAACCGGGTATTGATGGGTGCTAACATGCAAAGACAAGCTGTACCTTTAATTGAAGCGGAAGCTCCATTAATTGGTACAGGGGTTGAACATGATATTGCAAAATATGCTGCTACAAATATTAGAGCATTTAACTCGGGAATAGTTACTTATGTTGATGCAAAAACTATTAAAATCAAACCTTTTGATGAAAATTTAGAAGAAGATATTTACTATTTAAAAAGTTTTCAAAAATCTAACCAAGGTACAACAATTAATCAAATTCCAACTGTTGAAGTAGGGGAGACAATTGAAAAAGGTCAACTAGTTTGTGATGGACCATCTACTAAAGATGGAGAATTGGCTCTTGGTAAAAATGTTCTTGTTGCTTTCACTACATGACATGGTTATAATTTTGAGGATGCTATTATCATTAGTGAAAAACTTGTTAAAGATGATGTATTCACATCAATTCATATTGAAGAACAAACAATTCAATTTAGAACATCTAAAGCTGGTGATGATACATTAACTAGTGAAATTCCTAATGCATCTACTCGTTCAAAAAGACATTTAGATGAAAACGGAATTGTAAGAGTAGGATCAGAAGTAAATACTGGTGATATTTTAGTTGGGAGAATTAGCCCTAAAGGTGAAGATAATCCAACTCCTGAAGAAAAATTACTTAATGCAATTTTTGGTAATAAAGGAAGTAATCAAAAAGACACATCACTAAAAGTAAAACATGGTGATGCTGGAACAGTTATTGATGTGCAAATTATCTCAAGAGCAAATGGTGACATCTTAGAAGATGGAATTGATAAAATAGTTAAAGTTTTCATTGCTCAAAAAAGAAAAATTAAAGTTGGAGATAAAATGGCGGGTCGTCATGGAAATAAAGGGGTTATTTCTTTAGTTTTACCTGTTGAAGATATGCCATATTTAGAAGATGGAACACCAATTGACATTTTATTAAATCCACAAGGGGTTGCTTCAAGGATGAATATTGGACAAGTTTTAGAGCTTCACTTAGGGATGGCAGCTAAAAAATTAAATGTAAAATTTGTTTCACCAGTTTTTGATGGTATTAAAAATGAAAGTCTTGATTCTATTTTGAAAGAAGCTGATTTACCAGAAAGTGGAAGATTTACTCTCTATGATGGAATTACAGGAAAACAATATGATTCTAAAGTTTCTGTTGGTGTTATGTATATGCTTAAACTTCAACATATGGTTGATGACAAGATAAATGCTCGTAGTGTTGGGCCTTATTCATTAATTAGTCAACAACCACTTGGTGGAAAATCACAAAATGGTGGACAAAGATTTGGAGAAATGGAAACATGAGCATTGGAAGCTTTTGGTGCTGCAACAGTTCTTCAAGAATTATTAACTTATAAATCTGATAATATTATTGGAAGAAATACTTTATATAATATTTTAATTTCTGGGGGTGATATTCCAAAACCAGGGATGCCTGAATCATTCAATGTTCTTGCTTATGAACTTAGAGGTCTTAATATTAAACTTGAAGTTCATAAAAAGAATTTTGAAAATAATTACCTTCGCTATGAAGAGATGGAAGGTTATGAAAATGAACTTGCACTTAGTGATGAATACAGCGATGATGTATTAAAAAATTATTTAGATGATAATGATGAAGAAAATTATAATTAA
- a CDS encoding beta-N-acetylglucosaminidase domain-containing protein, translated as MKKNINKKIKLLLFSSVTLASAVSLIAISSCNYENNTNKDKAKKEVEEQKQKLLSKTIKTEYKVYPLVHEVKYYDKAFELTNVKLNLSEKLDEYTTNKIKEVLQKNNINTSNDSSYDLFVGIYNDNLKLEKILEKNYDNLYKKFDVNKHDAYQMVIKENQIIILAKDSDAAYFAITTLNEILKAKNENYIRELEINDYANIPIRGTIEGYYGIPWGNENRADLMEFGSKVKANAFIFAPKDDPYHREKWHELYPEDDTSEYSINQIAKLAKKGEETKNHFYWTIHPFLGNNKISLKDMAEINNVDLNTFDFAKYKNNNTLNQNVKNLLNKLNQVYDAGVRYFGILADDTGQLNFEAVAKIVQIVEKWRHFKNIADKPLLFVPKHYDIGERNDEKFIKNHKRELDLFDTTFEKNTQIITTGRGTLAPVTQRSITGKFGFKNRQVSDEIKAKGGRRDPVFWLNWPVNDIDRKRHRRLYMSKATILEKGITNLAGLFTNPMEESQPSKNAIFAISDFGWNSDEFDVDKSWEEGFKYFEPDAHEELKELAKHMGYYLVETPWSPKEKWGMEMPESIELEKDIAEYNKAFTYSIAKIKDFFQKSLILKHHYQKIINAAKKFMEKSKQEKLKTEMKKYILPLKTRAEIALDLLRKIEYFKFIQAPEQNRKGVGMPTFDKTWEVDIDKYIEEIDEKIRNIELFNENNTIKTLKYTLYAEAGYHVIKDHLKNLRNKLNGLSKEF; from the coding sequence ATGAAAAAAAATATAAATAAAAAAATAAAATTATTACTTTTTAGCAGTGTTACTTTAGCTAGTGCTGTTTCACTAATTGCAATTAGTTCATGTAATTATGAAAACAATACTAATAAAGATAAGGCAAAAAAAGAAGTTGAAGAACAAAAACAAAAACTTTTATCAAAAACAATAAAAACTGAATATAAAGTTTATCCACTTGTTCATGAAGTAAAATATTATGATAAAGCCTTTGAATTAACAAATGTTAAACTAAATTTAAGCGAAAAATTAGATGAATATACAACAAATAAAATTAAAGAAGTTTTACAAAAAAATAACATCAACACTAGTAATGATAGTTCCTATGATTTATTTGTCGGAATTTATAATGATAATTTAAAACTAGAAAAAATACTTGAAAAAAATTATGATAATTTATATAAAAAATTTGATGTAAATAAACATGATGCATACCAAATGGTAATAAAAGAAAATCAAATTATTATTTTAGCAAAAGATAGTGATGCCGCTTATTTTGCCATTACAACATTAAATGAAATTTTAAAAGCAAAAAATGAAAATTATATTCGTGAATTAGAAATAAATGATTATGCTAATATTCCAATCAGAGGAACTATTGAAGGTTATTACGGAATTCCATGAGGTAATGAAAATCGTGCTGATTTAATGGAATTTGGTTCAAAAGTTAAAGCTAATGCTTTTATTTTTGCTCCAAAAGATGATCCATATCATCGTGAAAAATGACATGAATTATATCCTGAAGATGACACTTCTGAATATAGCATTAACCAAATAGCAAAACTTGCTAAAAAAGGTGAAGAAACTAAAAATCATTTTTATTGAACCATTCACCCTTTTTTAGGAAACAATAAAATTTCATTAAAAGATATGGCTGAAATCAACAATGTTGATTTAAACACTTTTGATTTTGCAAAATATAAAAATAATAATACATTAAATCAAAATGTTAAAAATTTATTAAATAAATTAAACCAAGTTTATGATGCTGGAGTTAGATATTTTGGTATACTCGCTGATGATACAGGACAATTAAATTTTGAAGCGGTTGCAAAAATTGTGCAAATTGTTGAAAAATGAAGACATTTTAAAAATATAGCTGATAAACCATTACTTTTTGTACCAAAGCATTATGACATTGGTGAAAGAAATGATGAAAAATTTATTAAAAATCATAAAAGAGAACTAGATCTATTTGATACAACATTTGAAAAAAATACACAAATTATTACAACAGGAAGAGGAACACTTGCTCCAGTTACACAACGCTCTATTACAGGGAAATTTGGTTTCAAAAATAGACAAGTAAGTGATGAAATAAAAGCAAAAGGTGGTAGAAGGGATCCTGTGTTTTGATTGAATTGACCAGTTAATGATATAGATCGAAAAAGACACAGAAGATTGTATATGTCTAAAGCAACAATTCTTGAAAAAGGTATAACTAATTTAGCAGGACTATTCACAAATCCAATGGAAGAGTCGCAACCATCTAAAAATGCAATTTTTGCTATTTCAGATTTTGGTTGAAATAGTGATGAATTTGATGTAGATAAATCATGAGAAGAAGGATTTAAATATTTTGAACCTGATGCACATGAAGAATTAAAAGAATTAGCAAAACATATGGGTTATTATTTGGTTGAAACACCTTGAAGTCCTAAAGAAAAATGAGGAATGGAAATGCCTGAATCAATCGAATTAGAAAAAGATATTGCAGAATATAATAAAGCGTTTACATACTCAATTGCAAAAATAAAGGATTTTTTCCAAAAATCTTTAATTCTTAAACATCATTATCAAAAAATAATAAATGCTGCAAAAAAATTTATGGAAAAATCTAAGCAAGAAAAGCTTAAAACTGAAATGAAAAAATATATTTTACCACTTAAAACAAGAGCTGAAATAGCTTTAGATTTATTAAGAAAAATCGAATACTTTAAATTTATACAAGCACCTGAACAAAATCGTAAAGGTGTTGGAATGCCAACTTTTGATAAAACATGAGAAGTAGATATAGATAAATATATTGAAGAAATTGACGAAAAAATTAGAAACATTGAACTATTCAATGAAAATAATACAATTAAAACACTTAAATATACTTTATATGCTGAAGCTGGGTATCATGTAATCAAAGATCATTTAAAAAACCTAAGAAATAAACTTAATGGATTATCAAAAGAGTTTTAA